A DNA window from Allokutzneria albata contains the following coding sequences:
- a CDS encoding GNAT family N-acetyltransferase yields MDLAAALERNHAEHAAHLLRGLPGARVDEPGDVLVADSGLADDTFNMVIDARFTEDTAGERIAEVVASLPQGRPFVWWVGPNSRPVDISERLAEAGFPAGDEEENTMWCPMAEFEGASAADLEIVKVGTERQLEDFAAVLAPLWTPPSPTVPEFYRTVAAKAVLPDCPARFFVGYRDGRPVATAEVFLAAGVAGIYNVATAEGHRRRGYASALTSAALAEAAGAGYRAAVLQASEAGEPVYHKLGFRAFGKVREHALA; encoded by the coding sequence ATGGACCTCGCAGCAGCCCTGGAGCGCAACCACGCCGAGCACGCCGCCCACCTGCTCCGGGGCCTCCCGGGTGCCCGGGTGGACGAGCCCGGTGACGTGCTCGTCGCCGACAGCGGGCTCGCTGACGACACGTTCAACATGGTGATCGACGCCCGGTTCACCGAGGACACGGCCGGAGAACGGATCGCCGAGGTCGTGGCGTCGCTGCCGCAGGGGCGGCCGTTCGTCTGGTGGGTGGGCCCCAACTCGCGGCCGGTCGACATCTCCGAGCGGCTGGCCGAAGCCGGGTTCCCGGCGGGCGACGAGGAGGAGAACACCATGTGGTGCCCGATGGCGGAGTTCGAGGGGGCGTCGGCGGCTGATCTGGAGATCGTCAAGGTCGGCACGGAGCGGCAGCTGGAGGACTTCGCGGCCGTGCTGGCCCCGCTCTGGACCCCGCCGTCGCCGACGGTTCCGGAGTTCTACCGGACGGTCGCGGCCAAGGCGGTCCTGCCGGACTGCCCCGCCCGGTTCTTCGTCGGCTACCGCGACGGGCGGCCGGTGGCGACCGCGGAGGTCTTTCTGGCCGCCGGCGTCGCCGGGATCTACAACGTCGCCACGGCCGAGGGCCACCGACGGCGGGGCTACGCGTCCGCGCTGACCTCGGCGGCGCTGGCCGAGGCTGCCGGAGCCGGGTACCGCGCGGCCGTGCTGCAGGCGTCCGAGGCGGGCGAGCCGGTGTACCACAAGCTCGGCTTCCGCGCTTTCGGCAAGGTGCGCGAACATGCACTCGCCTGA
- a CDS encoding ABC transporter substrate-binding protein, with translation MQLRRLVAVAVAAVLAVTTTACGLEKQPEGPPVVRIGVGGLPLLVYLPTTLAQRLGYYADEGLDVRLQEFQSGAKALQGLQAKEVDVVSGFYDHAIQMQAKRRPVKAFVNMLRYPSLVLAVSPKTSRRITSIADLKGARVGVTGPGSSTDFLLKYLLVRNGLRADDADAVAIGGDSSAVAAMESGRVDAAVMIDPAFSLVQKRFGADKVRVLSDTRTAAGVRAEFGVSTYPATVLYSGSEWVGGNAPVAGKLTRAIVRTLDWMRKHTAAEIAEKMPREYAGGDFETYVQAIAHAKDAFSQDGTIPINGAEAVSGILRQFEPEIARISVILEDTFTNEFVTRS, from the coding sequence GTGCAGCTGCGCAGACTGGTCGCGGTGGCGGTCGCCGCCGTGCTCGCGGTCACCACCACGGCCTGTGGCCTGGAGAAGCAGCCCGAGGGGCCGCCGGTGGTCCGGATCGGGGTCGGCGGGCTGCCGCTGCTGGTCTACCTGCCCACCACGCTCGCCCAGCGGCTCGGCTACTACGCCGACGAGGGCCTCGACGTGCGGCTGCAGGAGTTCCAGTCCGGCGCGAAGGCGTTGCAGGGCCTGCAGGCCAAAGAGGTCGACGTGGTCAGCGGTTTCTACGACCACGCCATCCAGATGCAGGCGAAGCGGCGGCCGGTCAAGGCGTTCGTGAACATGCTCCGCTACCCCTCGCTGGTGCTCGCGGTCTCGCCGAAGACCAGCAGACGGATCACCTCCATCGCCGACCTCAAGGGCGCCAGGGTCGGGGTCACCGGTCCCGGCTCCTCCACCGACTTCCTGCTCAAGTACCTCCTGGTGCGCAACGGCTTACGCGCCGACGACGCGGACGCGGTGGCCATAGGGGGTGACAGCAGCGCGGTCGCGGCCATGGAGAGCGGCAGGGTGGACGCCGCCGTCATGATCGATCCCGCGTTCTCCCTGGTGCAGAAGCGCTTCGGCGCCGACAAGGTGCGCGTGCTCAGCGACACCAGGACCGCTGCCGGGGTCCGCGCCGAGTTCGGCGTCTCCACCTATCCCGCGACGGTGCTGTACTCCGGCTCCGAATGGGTCGGCGGCAACGCGCCGGTGGCCGGGAAGCTGACCAGGGCGATCGTCCGCACGCTCGACTGGATGCGCAAGCACACCGCGGCCGAGATCGCCGAGAAGATGCCCCGCGAGTACGCGGGCGGCGATTTCGAGACCTACGTCCAGGCCATCGCGCACGCGAAGGACGCGTTCTCACAGGACGGCACGATCCCCATCAACGGGGCCGAGGCGGTGTCGGGAATCCTGCGCCAGTTCGAGCCGGAGATCGCGCGCATCTCCGTCATTCTCGAGGACACGTTCACGAATGAGTTCGTAACCCGAAGCTGA
- a CDS encoding winged helix-turn-helix domain-containing protein, with translation MAAKKHSKIEDPKQLRALAHPLRWKIIDLLTVEGQATATRCAEVLDESVANCSYHLNTLAKYGYVEQAPGGQGREKPWRMASVEQSWAVDGGDVSPEAAAAGQAASEAFLDSEATRMKASLRRGPSEPEEWRKANGFSATVAFVTPEELAELKEEMYALLQRYGDRMENAEARPEGHRAVRLFFASTLADTDKQGGG, from the coding sequence GTGGCAGCCAAGAAGCACAGCAAGATCGAGGACCCCAAGCAGCTGCGCGCGCTCGCGCACCCGCTGCGCTGGAAGATCATCGACCTGCTCACCGTCGAGGGGCAGGCCACCGCGACCCGGTGCGCCGAGGTGCTCGACGAGAGCGTGGCGAACTGCTCCTACCACCTGAACACGCTGGCCAAGTACGGCTACGTGGAACAGGCGCCCGGCGGTCAGGGCAGGGAGAAGCCGTGGCGGATGGCCAGCGTCGAGCAGTCGTGGGCCGTCGACGGCGGTGACGTCAGCCCCGAGGCGGCGGCCGCGGGCCAGGCGGCGTCCGAGGCGTTCCTCGACTCCGAGGCGACGCGGATGAAGGCGTCGCTGCGCCGTGGCCCCTCCGAACCGGAGGAGTGGCGCAAGGCCAACGGTTTCTCGGCCACCGTCGCGTTCGTGACGCCCGAGGAACTGGCCGAACTGAAGGAGGAGATGTACGCGCTCCTCCAGCGCTACGGCGACCGGATGGAGAACGCCGAGGCGCGCCCGGAAGGACACCGCGCCGTGCGGCTGTTCTTCGCCAGCACCCTCGCCGACACGGACAAGCAAGGAGGCGGCTGA
- a CDS encoding AraC family transcriptional regulator produces MRTQDLDAFREQIARSFCPHRLDLLGPGARLDARQHGAKLGRLALHYIDYGARVRVRAEGIDGFFAVQVPQAGSGVIRCGQREIVMGVRTASIPGPTDDVDMVLDGGTPQLVVRIDREAVESRLHQLLGRPPRGVLRFDLGMDLTKPEARAWLAQLRWACAVLDRDPAPSPLVTEHLEQSLITGLLLGHRSNFSAALHADQAASMSKTVRRAVDIIEGHAAEPLTVEDLAEAVGVGVRALQGGFRRHLDTTPMAYLREVRLAKVHEELRAADPNAVTTVTEVASRWGFWHPGRFAAAYRQRYGETPSATLQR; encoded by the coding sequence TTGCGCACGCAGGATCTGGACGCCTTCCGCGAGCAGATCGCGCGCTCCTTCTGCCCGCACCGGCTGGACCTGCTCGGACCGGGTGCGCGGCTGGACGCCCGGCAGCACGGGGCGAAGCTGGGACGGCTCGCGCTGCACTACATCGACTACGGCGCGCGGGTGCGCGTCCGGGCCGAGGGCATCGACGGCTTCTTCGCGGTGCAGGTCCCGCAGGCGGGCTCTGGGGTGATCCGCTGCGGGCAGCGGGAGATCGTCATGGGCGTCCGCACGGCCTCGATCCCCGGCCCCACCGATGACGTGGACATGGTGCTGGACGGCGGCACCCCGCAGCTGGTCGTCCGGATCGACCGCGAGGCCGTGGAGAGCAGGCTGCACCAGCTGCTCGGCCGCCCGCCGCGCGGGGTGCTGCGCTTCGACCTCGGCATGGACCTGACCAAGCCGGAGGCGCGGGCGTGGCTGGCCCAGCTCCGGTGGGCCTGCGCCGTGCTGGACCGGGACCCGGCGCCCTCGCCCCTGGTCACCGAGCACCTGGAGCAGTCGCTGATCACCGGGCTGCTGCTCGGGCACCGCTCCAACTTCTCCGCGGCGCTGCACGCCGACCAGGCCGCCTCGATGTCGAAGACGGTGCGGCGGGCCGTGGACATCATCGAGGGGCACGCCGCGGAACCGCTGACGGTGGAGGACCTCGCCGAGGCGGTCGGCGTCGGGGTGCGCGCGCTGCAGGGCGGGTTCCGGCGGCACCTGGACACCACGCCCATGGCGTACCTGCGCGAGGTCCGGCTGGCCAAGGTGCACGAGGAGCTGCGCGCGGCCGACCCGAACGCGGTGACAACGGTGACCGAGGTGGCCTCGCGGTGGGGCTTCTGGCACCCGGGTCGCTTCGCCGCGGCGTATCGGCAGCGTTACGGCGAGACCCCGTCCGCGACCTTGCAGCGCTGA
- a CDS encoding M23 family metallopeptidase: protein MATVTVRTAVAALATSAATLLALATPATAAPNLRTPFDCGQVWNANTRTNHNPQLSVDFQRGDAQGKNVRSSAAGKVVTRRDLGGTSYGKYLVIDHGGGWQTLYAHLSAFNVALGQSVSTGTIIGKVGSTGGSTGPHLHYEQKLNGVVQRAVLNGKAVLYFGNTSITSSTGC from the coding sequence ATGGCTACCGTTACCGTTCGCACGGCGGTCGCGGCGCTGGCCACCAGTGCCGCCACCCTGCTCGCCCTCGCCACCCCGGCCACGGCCGCGCCCAACCTGCGCACCCCGTTCGACTGCGGGCAGGTGTGGAACGCCAACACCCGCACCAACCACAACCCACAGCTGTCGGTGGACTTCCAGCGCGGCGACGCGCAGGGCAAGAACGTCCGCTCCAGCGCCGCGGGCAAGGTCGTCACCCGCCGCGACCTCGGCGGGACCAGCTACGGCAAGTACCTGGTCATCGACCACGGCGGCGGCTGGCAGACGCTGTACGCGCACCTGAGCGCCTTCAACGTGGCGCTGGGTCAGAGCGTGTCCACCGGCACCATCATCGGCAAGGTCGGCAGCACCGGCGGATCCACCGGCCCGCACCTGCACTACGAGCAGAAGCTCAACGGCGTCGTGCAGCGCGCGGTGCTCAACGGCAAGGCGGTCCTCTACTTCGGCAACACCTCGATCACCAGCAGCACCGGCTGCTGA
- a CDS encoding 5-oxoprolinase subunit C family protein: MITIVTPGPQALVQDMGRPGLAELGVGRSGAADRRSLALANRLVGNPETHAGIEITFGGLVARFARPALVAVAGAPCPVRAGERAAAMYGPIWVRAGDELRLGRPSAGLRSYLAVRGGIDVPQVLGSRATDLMSGLGPDPLAAGAVLPIGVSTEDFPAVDIAPQAPYREEPVLRVLPGPRADWFTENALESLCGGHYEVSPASNRIGVRLTGPVLGRREPDRELPPEAMVLGALQVPPSGQPILFLADHPVTGGYPVIGVVEPEDLPLAAQVRPGQRIRFRAVAP; the protein is encoded by the coding sequence GTGATCACGATCGTCACCCCCGGCCCGCAGGCGCTGGTGCAGGACATGGGCAGGCCCGGGCTGGCCGAGCTCGGCGTCGGGCGCTCGGGCGCGGCCGACCGGCGCAGCCTCGCGCTGGCCAACCGCCTCGTCGGCAACCCGGAGACCCACGCGGGCATCGAGATCACCTTCGGCGGCCTCGTCGCCCGCTTCGCCAGGCCCGCGCTGGTCGCGGTGGCCGGCGCGCCCTGTCCGGTCAGGGCGGGTGAGCGCGCCGCCGCCATGTACGGGCCGATCTGGGTGCGCGCGGGCGACGAGCTCAGGCTCGGGCGGCCCAGCGCGGGGCTGCGCAGCTACCTCGCGGTGCGCGGCGGCATCGACGTGCCGCAGGTGCTCGGCTCCCGGGCGACGGACCTGATGTCCGGGCTCGGCCCCGATCCCCTTGCCGCGGGAGCGGTCCTGCCGATCGGAGTGTCCACAGAGGACTTCCCCGCGGTGGACATCGCCCCGCAGGCGCCGTACCGGGAGGAGCCCGTGCTGCGCGTGCTGCCGGGCCCGCGCGCGGACTGGTTCACCGAGAACGCGCTGGAGTCCTTGTGCGGTGGGCACTACGAGGTCAGCCCGGCGAGCAACCGCATCGGCGTCCGGCTCACCGGCCCCGTGCTGGGCAGGCGGGAGCCCGACCGCGAACTGCCGCCGGAGGCGATGGTGCTCGGTGCGCTCCAGGTCCCGCCCTCGGGCCAGCCGATCCTGTTCCTCGCCGATCACCCGGTGACCGGCGGTTACCCGGTGATCGGCGTCGTGGAGCCCGAGGATCTGCCCCTTGCGGCACAGGTGCGGCCGGGCCAGCGAATTCGTTTCCGCGCGGTCGCACCATAG
- a CDS encoding tryptophan 2,3-dioxygenase, with translation MKTRTQEPNLDFAGTTPYEDYVHASVLHSLQQRWSNDPGEMSFLVITQIMELYFGLLCFEWQQAQQELRADDLDSARHTLHRSVLHLQGVNAAWRSIARMTPEEFNAFRSNLGEGSGFQSAMYRHVEFLLGEKSASMIVPHRAVPAVEAELESALRSPSLYDDVLEYLHRRGYAVPKEVLERDRSRVYEAHPEVERVWAEIYSSRAEHHDTQQLGEVLTDIAEEFARWRYDHLLATRRAMGSKPGTGGSAGVAWLEKRTQRTVFPELWTARSYV, from the coding sequence GTGAAAACGAGGACCCAAGAGCCCAACCTGGACTTCGCGGGCACGACTCCCTACGAGGACTACGTGCACGCCTCCGTGCTGCACTCCTTGCAGCAGCGCTGGTCGAACGATCCCGGCGAGATGTCGTTCCTGGTGATCACGCAGATCATGGAGCTGTACTTCGGCCTGCTGTGCTTCGAGTGGCAGCAGGCGCAGCAGGAGCTGCGCGCCGACGACCTCGACTCGGCCCGGCACACCCTGCACCGCAGCGTGCTGCACCTGCAGGGGGTCAACGCCGCCTGGCGCTCGATCGCCAGGATGACCCCGGAGGAGTTCAACGCCTTCCGGAGCAACCTCGGCGAGGGCTCCGGCTTCCAGTCGGCCATGTACCGGCACGTGGAGTTCCTGCTCGGCGAGAAGTCCGCGTCCATGATCGTCCCGCACCGCGCGGTGCCCGCGGTCGAGGCGGAGCTGGAGTCCGCGCTGCGCTCGCCGAGCCTGTACGACGACGTGCTGGAGTACCTGCACCGCCGGGGTTACGCCGTGCCGAAGGAGGTCCTGGAGCGCGACCGGTCCCGGGTCTACGAGGCCCATCCCGAGGTCGAGCGGGTCTGGGCGGAGATCTACTCCTCGCGCGCCGAGCACCACGACACCCAGCAGCTCGGCGAGGTGCTGACCGACATCGCCGAGGAGTTCGCGCGCTGGCGCTACGACCACCTCCTCGCCACCCGCCGCGCGATGGGCTCCAAGCCCGGCACCGGCGGCTCGGCCGGCGTGGCGTGGCTGGAGAAGCGCACGCAGCGCACCGTTTTCCCCGAGCTGTGGACCGCCCGCAGCTACGTCTGA
- a CDS encoding putative hydro-lyase, with translation MYTQDERARLAPETARAVFRSGTVEPTSGWSHGYAQANMISVPEDWAYDVLLFAQRNRKPCPVLDVTDAGASGTVLATGADLRTDLPKYRVWEGGELVDEPTDVLGHWRKDLVTFLIGCSFTFEFALTTAGIPLRHVEQGRNVSMYVTNRQCRPARRLHGPMVVSMRHVPAHLVETATRVSGLMPEVHGAPVHVGAPIKLGIQDLAKPDFGDPVRPLRGDVPVFWACGVTPQAALMASRPPFAITHAPGHMFVTDRPDSEYRLGAQ, from the coding sequence GTGTACACGCAGGATGAGCGCGCCAGGCTGGCCCCGGAGACCGCCCGCGCGGTGTTCCGCTCCGGCACCGTCGAGCCGACCAGCGGCTGGTCGCACGGCTACGCCCAGGCCAACATGATCTCCGTGCCCGAGGACTGGGCCTACGACGTGCTGCTGTTCGCGCAGCGCAACCGCAAGCCCTGCCCGGTGCTCGACGTGACCGACGCCGGGGCGTCCGGCACGGTGCTGGCCACCGGCGCCGACCTGCGCACCGACCTGCCGAAGTACCGGGTGTGGGAAGGGGGCGAGCTGGTCGACGAGCCGACCGACGTGCTCGGGCACTGGCGGAAGGACCTGGTGACCTTCCTGATCGGGTGCAGCTTCACCTTCGAGTTCGCGCTGACCACCGCGGGCATCCCGCTCCGGCACGTCGAGCAGGGGCGCAACGTGTCGATGTACGTGACCAACCGGCAGTGCCGCCCGGCGCGGCGGTTGCACGGGCCGATGGTGGTGTCCATGCGCCACGTCCCCGCGCACCTGGTGGAGACGGCGACGCGGGTCAGCGGCCTGATGCCCGAGGTGCACGGCGCCCCGGTGCACGTGGGAGCGCCCATCAAGCTGGGTATCCAGGACCTGGCCAAGCCGGACTTCGGCGACCCGGTCCGGCCGCTCAGGGGCGACGTCCCGGTGTTCTGGGCGTGCGGGGTGACGCCGCAGGCCGCACTCATGGCGTCCCGGCCGCCGTTCGCGATCACCCACGCGCCGGGGCACATGTTCGTCACCGACAGGCCGGACTCGGAGTACCGGTTGGGGGCACAATGA
- a CDS encoding 5-oxoprolinase subunit B family protein, producing the protein MSEDPVAGSSIVKVHRCGRDAALVELSGLDEVLGLHAALRAEAASWLVELVPAARTLLVRFDPHVTTMDRVVDHVAALEYSTVDSQGMEEVVVPVRYDGADLADVASCAGMTEAEVIERHTGARYTVAFCGFAPGFGYLTGLDRELWLPRRETPRTKVPAGSVALADQYAGVYPRSSPGGWHILGSTDLPVWDADRDPPALLVPGTPVRFEVVR; encoded by the coding sequence ATGTCCGAAGATCCGGTTGCGGGATCGAGCATCGTCAAGGTTCACCGCTGCGGCCGCGATGCCGCGCTGGTCGAGCTGTCCGGGCTCGACGAAGTCCTCGGCCTGCACGCCGCTCTGCGGGCCGAGGCAGCCAGCTGGCTGGTCGAGCTGGTACCCGCCGCCAGAACCCTGTTGGTGCGCTTCGATCCCCATGTGACCACAATGGACAGAGTGGTCGATCACGTTGCCGCCCTTGAGTACTCCACTGTGGACAGTCAGGGGATGGAGGAGGTCGTCGTCCCGGTGCGCTACGACGGCGCCGACCTCGCCGACGTCGCCTCGTGCGCAGGGATGACCGAGGCCGAGGTGATCGAGCGGCACACCGGCGCCCGCTACACCGTCGCCTTCTGCGGTTTCGCGCCCGGGTTCGGCTACCTCACCGGCCTCGACCGCGAGTTGTGGCTGCCGCGCAGGGAAACCCCGCGCACGAAGGTGCCCGCCGGGTCGGTCGCGCTCGCCGACCAGTACGCCGGGGTCTACCCGCGCTCCTCGCCCGGCGGCTGGCACATCCTGGGCAGCACCGACCTGCCGGTCTGGGACGCCGACCGCGACCCGCCCGCCCTGCTCGTCCCGGGCACCCCCGTCCGCTTCGAGGTCGTCCGGTGA
- a CDS encoding LamB/YcsF family protein: MIIDLNSDLGEGFGPWPMGDDEALLGIVSSANVACGFHAGDPSTMRRVCALAVAGGVAVGAHVGYRDLAGFGRRAIDVDAGTLADDVLYQLGALDAFARAAGDRVRYVKPHGALYNTAVHDEKQAGAIVAAIRSYDPGLPVMCLPGSRLLELAEKAGIPAVAEAFADRAYTPEGTLVSRKEPGSVLHDVDVIVERCVRMAAGEAISAVDGSPLKVSARSICVHGDTPGAVAIATKVRAGLDAAGVAVKPFGVG; the protein is encoded by the coding sequence ATGATCATCGACCTGAACAGCGACCTCGGCGAGGGCTTCGGGCCGTGGCCGATGGGCGACGACGAGGCCCTGCTCGGCATCGTGAGCAGCGCGAACGTCGCCTGCGGGTTCCACGCGGGGGACCCGTCGACCATGCGGAGGGTGTGCGCGCTCGCGGTCGCCGGAGGGGTGGCGGTCGGGGCCCACGTCGGCTACCGCGACCTCGCGGGCTTCGGCAGGCGCGCGATCGACGTCGACGCGGGCACGCTCGCCGACGACGTGCTCTACCAACTCGGGGCGCTCGACGCGTTCGCGCGCGCAGCCGGGGACCGCGTGCGCTACGTCAAGCCGCACGGTGCGCTCTACAACACCGCCGTCCACGACGAGAAGCAGGCGGGCGCGATCGTGGCGGCGATCCGTTCCTACGACCCTGGCCTGCCGGTGATGTGCCTGCCGGGCTCGCGGTTGCTCGAACTGGCCGAGAAGGCTGGAATCCCCGCTGTGGCAGAGGCTTTCGCCGACCGGGCCTACACGCCGGAAGGCACGCTCGTGTCGCGGAAGGAGCCCGGCTCGGTGCTGCACGACGTGGACGTGATCGTCGAGCGATGTGTCCGGATGGCGGCGGGGGAGGCGATATCGGCGGTCGACGGTTCGCCGCTGAAGGTCTCCGCGCGGTCGATCTGCGTGCACGGGGACACGCCTGGAGCCGTCGCCATCGCGACGAAGGTCCGCGCGGGTCTCGACGCCGCCGGTGTGGCGGTCAAGCCCTTTGGAGTCGGCTGA
- the kynU gene encoding kynureninase — protein MPSLAERARELDAIDPLADRRKLFDLDDSVVYLDGNSLGAPPRSVADRMTEVVREQWGRRLIRSWGEGWWTAPERVGDRIAPLVGAAPGQVVVGDSTSANLFKALVAALRMAEGRKEIVVDAATFPTDGYIASSVARLMGATVRAAALDALELTENTAVVLANQVDYRTGRAYDVGAITSEVHAAGALVLWDLCHSVGALPVDLDAHGVDLAVGCTYKFLNGGPGAPAFLYVPQRLQDSFDQPLAGWNGHREPFAMAPEFEPSSAIARGRCGTPDILSMLALDAALDVWDGVNITDVREKSLALTGFFIDCVDSLVGSRVSVVTPRDSTRGSQVSLACEDAQAVMDALIARDVIGDFRPPNVLRFGFAALYGRYTDALRAASTLADVLT, from the coding sequence ATGCCATCCCTCGCCGAGCGCGCCCGCGAACTCGACGCGATCGATCCCCTCGCCGACCGCCGCAAGCTGTTCGACCTGGACGACTCGGTGGTCTACCTGGACGGCAACTCCCTCGGCGCACCACCGCGTTCGGTCGCCGACCGGATGACCGAGGTCGTCCGCGAGCAGTGGGGCCGCAGGCTGATCCGCTCGTGGGGCGAAGGCTGGTGGACCGCCCCGGAGCGCGTGGGCGACCGCATCGCCCCGCTCGTCGGCGCCGCTCCCGGTCAGGTCGTCGTCGGCGACTCGACCAGCGCGAACCTGTTCAAGGCGCTTGTCGCCGCTCTGCGCATGGCCGAGGGGCGCAAGGAGATCGTCGTCGACGCGGCGACCTTCCCCACGGACGGCTACATCGCGTCCTCGGTGGCCCGGCTGATGGGCGCCACGGTGCGGGCCGCGGCCCTGGATGCGTTGGAGCTCACCGAGAACACCGCGGTCGTGCTGGCCAACCAGGTCGACTACCGCACGGGCCGGGCCTACGACGTCGGCGCGATCACCTCGGAGGTGCACGCCGCGGGCGCCTTGGTGTTGTGGGACCTGTGCCACAGCGTGGGTGCTCTCCCCGTGGACCTCGACGCGCACGGCGTGGACCTCGCGGTCGGTTGCACCTACAAGTTTCTCAACGGTGGCCCCGGAGCGCCTGCTTTCCTCTATGTGCCACAGCGTCTGCAGGACTCGTTCGACCAGCCGCTCGCGGGGTGGAACGGGCACCGCGAGCCCTTCGCGATGGCCCCGGAGTTCGAGCCGTCTTCCGCGATCGCCCGCGGGCGCTGCGGCACGCCGGACATCCTGTCGATGCTCGCGCTGGACGCCGCGCTCGACGTGTGGGACGGCGTGAACATCACCGATGTCCGCGAGAAAAGCCTTGCGCTGACCGGGTTCTTCATCGACTGCGTCGATTCGCTCGTCGGCTCGCGCGTTTCCGTTGTAACGCCACGTGATTCGACGCGCGGCAGTCAGGTTTCGCTTGCGTGCGAGGACGCGCAGGCGGTGATGGACGCGCTGATCGCTCGCGACGTGATCGGCGACTTCCGCCCGCCCAACGTGCTGCGCTTCGGCTTCGCCGCGCTCTACGGCCGCTACACCGACGCGCTGCGCGCCGCTTCGACCCTGGCGGACGTGCTCACGTGA
- a CDS encoding Lrp/AsnC family transcriptional regulator, producing the protein MNTPLDKVDWALLDALQEDARLSYNELSRRVHVSAPTVAQRVRRLEAAGVIQGYHARVDPTAAGRPVIALVRMKCYGARCITVHPELLADCPEVMEVVRLTGDICSVVKVAAPTIRALEQLLERLSRYGETSSAMVLSTPIDWRPVAPPTE; encoded by the coding sequence ATGAACACGCCGTTGGACAAGGTCGACTGGGCCCTGCTGGACGCGCTCCAGGAGGACGCCCGGCTGTCCTACAACGAGCTGTCCCGCCGCGTGCACGTCTCGGCGCCGACCGTGGCGCAGCGCGTGCGCCGGCTGGAGGCGGCCGGGGTGATCCAGGGCTACCACGCGCGCGTCGACCCCACCGCCGCCGGACGACCGGTGATCGCCCTGGTGCGGATGAAGTGCTACGGCGCGCGCTGCATCACCGTGCACCCGGAGCTGCTGGCCGACTGCCCCGAGGTGATGGAGGTCGTGCGCCTCACCGGCGACATCTGCTCGGTCGTGAAGGTCGCCGCGCCGACGATCCGAGCGCTGGAGCAGCTGCTGGAACGGCTGTCGCGCTACGGCGAGACCTCCAGCGCCATGGTGCTGTCCACGCCGATCGACTGGCGCCCCGTCGCCCCGCCCACCGAATAA
- a CDS encoding SDR family oxidoreductase: MRNMRELAGKAVVVLGGSTDDGPTPIGTAVLSALREAGARVLLGDSRPDERVGPGVRFARCETTDDAQVAACLRRAADAFGGLDAVVNLGGSPAGHGAERFHWLDSLNTGVVSAAITARAAHPHLRAAGGAIVNLTSDGTVRRSRWLAPVSKAALVELTRNIAADFAEDGIRVNSVSPAWTWAEVLDQFTGDAAGSGRGTPFHPLGRVADPAEVAEVVLFLCSPSSAFITGSDWAVTGGYTSAGMVSGTGS; this comes from the coding sequence ATGAGGAACATGCGGGAGCTGGCCGGGAAGGCCGTGGTGGTGCTGGGCGGGTCCACCGACGACGGGCCGACGCCCATCGGCACCGCGGTGCTGAGCGCGCTGCGCGAGGCCGGCGCCCGGGTGCTGCTCGGCGACAGCAGGCCGGACGAGCGGGTCGGCCCCGGGGTCCGCTTCGCCCGTTGCGAGACCACCGACGACGCCCAGGTCGCGGCCTGCCTGCGGCGCGCGGCCGACGCGTTCGGCGGGCTGGACGCGGTGGTCAACCTCGGCGGCAGCCCGGCGGGCCACGGCGCGGAACGCTTCCACTGGCTGGACTCCCTCAACACCGGCGTGGTCAGCGCCGCGATCACCGCCCGCGCGGCCCACCCGCACCTGCGCGCGGCGGGCGGCGCGATCGTCAACCTCACCTCCGACGGCACGGTCCGGCGAAGTCGCTGGCTGGCCCCGGTCAGCAAGGCCGCGCTGGTCGAGCTGACCAGGAACATCGCCGCGGACTTCGCCGAGGACGGCATCCGGGTCAACTCCGTCTCTCCAGCCTGGACCTGGGCCGAGGTGCTGGACCAGTTCACCGGCGACGCGGCAGGCTCCGGGCGGGGCACGCCGTTCCACCCGCTGGGCCGGGTCGCCGATCCGGCCGAGGTCGCCGAGGTGGTGCTGTTCCTCTGCTCCCCGTCCTCGGCCTTCATCACCGGCTCGGACTGGGCGGTCACGGGCGGGTACACCTCGGCGGGCATGGTCAGCGGTACGGGTTCCTGA